From one Bos indicus x Bos taurus breed Angus x Brahman F1 hybrid chromosome 7, Bos_hybrid_MaternalHap_v2.0, whole genome shotgun sequence genomic stretch:
- the LOC113896308 gene encoding olfactory receptor 2H2-like, with amino-acid sequence MVSWSPRWALDGHVNGTIPDDFILLGFSDNPSLEMTLFVTVSISYMVTLMGNTTIILLFHLDPHLHTPMYFFLTNLSLLDLCFTTSCIPQMLVHLRGPDKTISYLGCAVQLYIFLGLGAAECVLLLVMAFDRYVAVCRPLHYTVIMQPHVCHKLAFLVWTSGIFGTLVQSPTTMKLPFCHHHRVDDFVCEVPALIRLACGDTHSNELQISVIGSVFLMVPLLLILISYGHIAWTVLAIQSHEGRRKAFQTCSSHLVVVFLFYCTVTAVYIQPRSHFSQKGGKFLTLFYTVVTPTLNPLIYTLRNKDMKGALKRLFGKDRTSNVQ; translated from the coding sequence TCCCAGATGGGCACTAGATGGACATGTCAATGGCACCATCCCAGATGACTTCATCCTTTTGGGTTTTTCAGATAACCCCAGCCTTGAAATGACCCTTTTTGTGACTGTGTCTATCTCTTACATGGTCACCCTAATGGGCAACACCACAATCATACTTCTGTTCCACCTagacccccacctccacacccccatgtacttcttcctcaccAACCTCTCCCTCCTGGACCTCTGTTTCACCACCAGCTGCATTCCCCAGATGCTAGTCCATCTCAGGGGCCCAGACAAGACCATCAGCTACCTGGGATGTGCAGTCCAGCTCTATATCTTCTTGGGACTGGGAGCTGCtgagtgtgtgctgctgctggtCATGGCCTTCGACAGATATGTGGCAGTATGCCGACCCCTACACTATACAGTCATCATGCAGCCTCACGTGTGTCACAAGCTAGCATTTTTGGTCTGGACAAGTGGGATATTTGGCACCTTGGTGCAGTCACCCACCACCATGAAGCTCCCCTTTTGCCATCATCACCGGGTGGATGACTTTGTCTGTGAAGTCCCTGCACTGATCCGTCTGGCCTGTGGGGACACACATTCCAATGAGCTCCAGATTTCTGTTATTGGCTCTGTTTTCCTGATGGTGCCACTCCTGCTCATCCTTATCTCCTATGGTCACATTGCCTGGACAGTGTTGGCCATCCAGTCCCatgaagggaggaggaaggcctTCCAAACCTGTTCCTCTCACCTGGTGGTTGTTTTCCTCTTCTACTGCACAGTCACTGCTGTCTACATCCAGCCCCGAAGCCATTTTTCCCAGAAGGGAGGAAAGTTTCTAACTCTTTTCTACACTGTGGTGACCCCCACTCTCAACCCTCTCATCTATACCTTGAGGAACAAGGACATGAAGGGGGCTCTCAAGAGGCTATTTGGGAAAGACAGAACATCCAATGTGCAGTAA